The window GTGCAACCTGGGAAAAGGCCAAGCGACGCGTCAAGAAATCCCTCCGCAACATGGCCGCTGAACTCCTCAGTCTGCACGCGGCTCGAGAGTTGGCCCCGGGTTTCGCCTTCAGTCCCAGGGATACCTATTTTGAAGAGTTCGAGGCCTCTTTCGCCTTTGTCGAGACCCCGGATCAAATGAGCGCCATCGAAGACACGCTGTCGGACATGCAGCGCAACAAGCCGATGGATCGCCTGGTGTGCGGCGACGTCGGCTACGGAAAGACCGAAATTGCCCTGCGCGCGGCTTTCCGCGCCGCACTGGACGGCAAGCAGGTCGCCGTGCTGGTGCCTACCACAATTTTGTGTCAGCAGCACTACGAAAATTTTGTCGAACGCTTTGAGGGTTATCCGATTCGCGTCGATTTCCTCTCTCGTTTCCAGGGGACCAAAAAGTCGCGCGCTGTGATCGAAGGCTGTGCAACGGGTGAAATCGACATCGTGATCGGAACGCATCGCTTGCTGCAAAAGAAGATGAAGTTTCGCGACCTCGGCCTGCTCGTGATCGACGAAGAGCACCGCTTCGGGGTTACCCACAAGGAGCGCATCAAGCAATTGAAGAAAACCGTCGACGTCGTCACCCTGACCGCGACGCCGATCCCCCGCACGCTCCAAATGGCATTCACCGGGGTGCGGGACCTATCGGTGATCAACACGCCTCCTGTTGACCGCTTCGCAATCCGGACCCAGGTGAGTCGCTTCGACGAGTTGCTGATCCGCGAGGTGATTCTGCGCGAAACTCGGCGCGGGGGTCAGGTGTTCTTCGTCCACAATCGAGTGCAGAGCATCGATGCGATTGGCGAGATGCTCGGGCGTATCGTGCCGGAAGTGTCGGTCTTGATCGGGCATGGCCAAATGAAGGAGCGGGATCTCGAAGATGTCATGCGAGCGTTCATACACGGCGAGGCGGATGTCCTGCTCTGCACCACGATCATCGAGAGTGGAATCGATATCCCGCGCGCGAACACCATTGTGATCAACCGCGCCCACACCCTGGGGCTCGCGCAGCTCTACCAGTTGCGGGGGCGCGTGGGGCGCTCGACCCATCGCGCCTACGCGTACTTGTTGGTGCCGAGCCTCAATCATTTGACCCCTGATGCGGAACGACGCCTGGAGGCGATTCAGGACCTCTCCGCGCTGGGGAGCGGTTTTCGGCTCGCAAACATGGATCTCGAGATCCGAGGTGCGGGCAACATGTTGGGTCTCGAACAGTCGGGCAACTTGATGAGCGTCGGGTACGAAACCTATATGTCGATGCTGCAAGAAACCATGGAAGAGCTGCGAGGCGAGTTTCATCGGGCAGAGATTGACCCGGAGATTCGGTTACCCGTCGAGGCTCGGCTGCCCGAATCGTATGTTGCCGACGTCAGTCAGCGGCTGGTTCTGTACAAGCGCGCAGCGAGTGCGCGGGACGAAGAAGAGATCGCGCGGGTGCGCGACGAAACACTCGACCGCTACGGCCCCCTCCCCATCCAGGCCGAGAATCTCTTTGATGTGATTCGCCTCAAGGCCATGGCGCGCAGGATCGGAATTGCCGCAATGGATGTCGTGCGCGGAGAGATCGTGCTCCAGGTTGCGGAGAAGTCCAAGATCGAACCCGAACGACTCGTACACCTGTTGAGTCAGCCCGCCCTCGGATTGCGCGTAGCACCCGACCACAAAATCTACGCCCCTGCCCCGTCACTATCCCACGGCGCAGCGCCACTGTTCGAGGCCGCAACCGAACTCCTCACTAGACTCGGGGCCTGACTGCACCTCAGCGCGTGGCCGCGGCGACGGCGGGGTGAAGACGTACGAGGGTTTCGATCAAGGCTTCGCGGTCAGCGCGGCTTTTGTCTTCGAGCCACCAACACACGACGCTGTTCTGCATTGCGACGAACGCGCGCGCAGCAACTCCCGGGTGGAGCCGCATGTCGAGCAAGCCACTGGCCTGAAGTTCGGCGAGCCGCCGCTCGGTAACACGCGTCGAGTAACCCACCTGGGCTCGGGCCGGGGCGAGTTTGCCGGACTCGTCCCGGGCAACCCGGGGCGCGCGGATCGCCGCGGTGCCAGCCCCGAAGGCCACTCGAAACCGGGCGGGATTTTGTTCCCCGTACGCGACGATCGCCTCGACGAGATCGCGGACCTGTGCTTCGATCGTGCCGCCCGAGCGCGCGACCGAATGCGCGATCTGGCGGCGCAGCCGCTCGAGGGCGTCGAGTACCACGGCCTGGTGGACCTCGAATTTGTCCTGAAAATGGTTGTAGAACGTCCCGACCCCAACCCCGGCATCTCGCGCGATCTGGTTCGAGTTCACCCCGTCGAAGCCGCGATCTGCAAAGCGCTGGGTGGCGGCGGTGATCAACCGGCGACGGACCTCGCTGGGGTCTCGCGCCCGCTTCTTTTTCTTCGTTCGAACCCCGGCTCGCGGGGGGGGATCCAATGGATGGAAGGTTGGCGGTTGGATTGGGCCGGCCATCTACACCCCCCTCTATGTTGATACTGAGTCGCTTCCGCTCTTCTGGTGCGGATACAGATATCTAAGTCGGGGAATTGGATATCTGGCAGGAGTCTAGAGCGGGGTTCTCAGATGTGCAACAAGGCGGCATGAAACTTGTATTACAAAGGGAAGCGGGATTTCGTCGGCCCTCGGTCAACCACGACGCGTCTCGTGCGGGGCCGCAGTTCAGGCTGAAACGCCACATCGCGTTCTGTACCTCGCGAACGAGAAGGAAAGGGGTGTTGATGGCCGTGCTCGGAATCATTCAGGCTCGACTCGGCTCGACTCGGCTCCCGAGCAAAATTTTGGCTCCGCTCGCCGGACGCCCGATGCTCGAGCTGATTTCTCACCGATTGCGGCTCTCTCGAGTTCAGGAGTGGTGGCTCGCCACCAGCTCGGATCCGGCTGACGACGTCACGGAAAGTTGGGGCCACGGCCTCGGGTTGCGGGTTTTTCGGGGCGAGGATGAGAACGTGCTGTCTCGCTTTACCGCCATCATCCGGGAGCGCGAGCCCGAATGGATCGTCCGGATCACGGCCGACAACCCGTTCATCTCGGCTGAAGCGGTGGACCTGTTGCTCGACGCCCGAGTCCCATTCGGCAAAGACCACCCGCTGATCGAGTTTGTCGCCAAAGCCGATGGTTCGCACCAACTCCCTCTCGGCTTTGGTCCGCAGCTCGCCCGCGCCGAAGCCGTGTTGGCAAGTGAGGATGAGATCCCCGAGGACCAACCCCATCACCGCACGCATGTGCTCTCGTGGTTGGCGCAATCTTGCGCTGCAAAGTGCTGCCCGGTTCCAGATCACTGGCCCGCTCGACCCGAGTGGCGCTGGACCGTCGACACCTTTGCGGATCTCGCGATGGCCCGCAGTGCCTTCGCATTGTTCGAAGCACATTCCTCTGATCGCGCCATTGCCATCCACTATTCGGAAATGGTCGCGCTCCTGGATGCGCATCCCGAGATCGTCGCCCAGAACAACGGCGTCGAGCAAAAGCAATTGGTGGAAGGATAGGCCGGTATGTCTACGACGACTTCTGAAACAACGATCACGACGACTTCAACTACGACAACAACAAACGAGCCGTTCGATCTTCGCGGCTTTGGGATCGGGGTTACGGGCGGGGGAAGTGAGCTCGGCAGTGCGATCGCTCTGGGGCTCGCCGCCGCCGGGGCCACCGTGGTGATTTGCGGACGAACGCCGTCGACCCTCGAACGCGTGCTCGCCGAAGCAAAGTCCCGTGTTTTGCCCGGGGATGTAATCGCCATGGTGGGAGACGCGTGTCGCGACGCCGACCTCGAACGCATGCTTGATTTGATCGAAGCGGAAGCTGGACGGGTCTCGGGCTGGGTGAACAACGCCCATCCCGCCCAGGCCGCCGTATCGCGATCGAATCACTGGATGGAGTTGTCCCGCGCTCCCTTTGAAGCGTCGGTTGCAAGCGCGATCGGCGCATTTGCGCTGGCGACCCAGGCCGCCGCAGCGCGGATGTCCCGCCGCGCTGACCCACCGGCGGAGGCTCACGAAAGCGCGGGAGCCATCGTCAACGTGGCTTCGATCTATGGCGTGGTCTCGCCACAACCCAAGGTCTATTCACGCGCGAGTCAATTCGCGAGCCCGCCGGCCTACGGGGCCGCCAAAGCGGGGATCATCCAACTTACCCGGCACGCCGCATGTTCCCTGGCAGAGCTTGGAATCCGCGTGAACTGCGTTAGCCCCGGACCGTTTCCCAAGCGAGAGATCCGACAACACGAAGAATTTATCGAGGACCTCGCTCGCCGAATTCCGTTGGGCCGCGTCGGGAATCCCGAAGAAATTGCGGGCCCGGTGACGTTTCTGTTGAGCCGGGCCGCAAGTTATGTGACGGGACAAAACTTGTTGGTGGATGGAGGATGGACCACTTGGTAGCCACGACGATCCCGCTTGCCCTGGGTACGGCGCAGTGGAGCGGGAACTACGGAATCAATAATACGAGCGGTGCACCCGAGCCCTCCGCGGCGCAGGAAATGCTCAACCTTGCGATGCACGCAGGCATCACAACCCTCGATACCGCGCGGGGCTACGGTGACAGCGAAGCCTTGATCGGCGCCTCGTTGCGGGCCATCGGTTGCCAGGATTCGTTTCGGATCGTGACCAAGTTGCATCCGAAGGTCACGGGACCCGGAGCGACTTCCGCCGAGGCGCTCGCGAATACCGGCCGCAGTCTTTCCGAGAGCCGCCGCGCACTCGGTCGCCAGGTGTTGGACGTCGTGATGCTCCATCGCCAGCGACACTTGGAAGCACATGACGGGCGGCTGTGGCGACGCTTGCGGCGCGAACGAGAGCAGGGATTGATCGGAGCGCTCGGAGTATCGGCCGCAAATCCCGAGGAGGCCTGGCTAGCGCTCGAGCATCCCGAGATCGAAGTCATCCAGGTCGCAGCCAGCCTGCTCGACCAACGGCTGGCGCGTCGGGGGTTCTTCGAGGCCGCACAGGAGGCGGGAAAACAGATCTACCTGCGCAGCATATTTCTGCAGGGACTGGCGTTCATTCCGCCGCGTCAGCTACCGCACAAGTTGCGCGGCTTCACGCAGCCCCTGGCCGAGATCCGAGGCTGCATTACAGCGCTCAATTGCAGCATCGAAGAACTCTTCGTCGCCTACGTGGCCACGCTTCCGGGTTGCACTGCAGTGGTGGGCTGCGAGACCGCGTCCCAATTGCGCGGAATCATTGCTGCGAGCGAATCAACGGGCCCCAGTCCCGAAAGTCTATGCCGGCTTGCATCCCGAATCGTTTCCATGCCCGCAAGGCTGCTCGATCCCTCGCGCTGGAGTGAACTTCCGTCCGGTCACGCTGTCCAACCCAGCGCGGCCAAGGACCTCGCCCCCGCTCGTGCGTTGAACGGCGAATTGGCGCTCCCGATACCCTGAAGCGCAGCGGTCGGCGACGAGAAGCCGAGAGCACGGGACCTTGGCGAAGGCGAGGGTTTCGCAATGGGCTGCTAGCATCGCCGCCTGCTCATGGGGACCATTGCTGGCCCGCGGGGGATTGTACGAGTGAAGACGGGCACACACATCATCGGCCGTGCGGGAATCTGGTTTGCGGTGCTCTGCGGAATCGTCCTCTTGCAGAGCGCGAACCTGTCCGCCGAAGAGATTCTGGTTGACGGCATCGCCGCACAGGTCGGGGACCAACTTGTACTCGCGTCGGAGATCGAAGAAATCGCGAGGCCGGTCATCGAGCGCATGCGCGCCGCCGGAGTTCCCGAGGACCAGATCCTTCAGATGCGCAAAGACGCCCTCGAACGGCTGATCGAGTCCAGGTTGATCGACGTGGTGGTTCAACAGCTGGAACTCGGCGCTTCCAAGTCCGAGGTCGACGATGCCATCGCTTCCATCGCGCGGGACACCGGCCTCAGCCTCGGACAACTCGCCGAGAGCGTCGCGGGATATGGCATGGCGTTCGAGGACTATCGACTCAAGATCAAATCCGAGATCGAACGCGACAAGGTACTGAACTCCATGGTGCGCTCGAAGGTGCAGGTCCCCGATTCTGAGATCGTAGCTCTCTACGAAAAGCGATTTGGAAATCAGCCTGGCGGTGGAGAAGAAGTTCACCTGCGACACATCATGGTGGGCTTCGACGCGAACAGCGTCATGAGCGGAGACTCCGCTTGTCGGCGGGTCACCACCGCGAGAGAACAAATCGTCAGTGGACAGAAGAGCTTTGAGGAGGTCGCCCAAGAGATTTCCGACGCGAACCCCGAAAACGGGGGAGAACTCGGCTGGATTCACCTCGATGACCTTGCGGGCTGGATGGCCTCCGATCTGTTGAACATGAACCAGGCCAACCCCATCAGTCGCGTGATCGATATGCCCTTTGGTTGCAACCTGCTCGAGCTCGTCGAGCGGCGTACATTTCGACCCGTCATGATCGAAGATGCGCGCCCTCAACTCGAACGGGAACTCTTTCGGACCAAGACCGGGGAGGAGTACACCCGCTGGGTGAACGCGTTGCGCGAGCGGACGTTCATCGAGCGCAAGGGAATCTACGCGGCATCGAGCGTTGCGGAAGCTTCCGCGGACGCGCAGTGAAACCTCAGGCGGTTGCCCGGCTCGACGGCCTGCTGCCCCAGCGCGCGCATCCGAACATTGAAATCCGTGGCGCGCGCGAACACAACCTGCAGGACCTGGACATAGACATTCCCCGTGGTGCGCTCGTGGTTATTACCGGCCTCTCGGGTTCGGGCAAATCTTCTCTCGCTTTTGACACCCTCTACGCCGAGGGCCAACGCCGTTACGTCGAATCACTGTCCGCCTACGCGAGACAGTTTCTCGACCAGATGGCAAAGCCCGACGTCGATTCAGTGGAAGGGCTTTCCCCCGCAATTTCGATTGAACAGAAGGGCGCGACCAAGAGTCCTCGCTCGACGGTCGGGACCATCACGGAAATTGCCGACTACCTCCGCTTGCTCTACGCCCGGGCCGGAGAACCCCATTGCTACAGCTGTGGCAACCCGATCGCGGGGCAATCGCCCAAGGAAATGGTCGAACGCATCAGTGCCCTCGCAAACGGCACGCGCGTCCAGTTGCTCGCGCCGGTGATTCGAGGCCGCAAGGGTGCGTACAAGAAGGAACTCGACGACTACCGCCGCAAGGGTTTCGTGCGCGTGCGGATCGACGGAAAGATGTTCGACCTCGCCAACGAGATCAAAATCCCGCGCACCAAGGTGCACGACATCGACGTGGTGGTCGACCGCATCGTGCTCAAGGACGGGATCGCGGCCAGGCTCGGCGAGTCGGTCGCGACCGCACTCAAACTGGGCGTCGGCATGGTGAAGGTCTTGATCGGCCGCGAAGGGGAACCCGGTGCAGACGAATGGCTGCTCTCCCAGCACCGCGCCTGCGTGGCGTGCGAGGTTTCGTTTCCCGAACTCGTCCCATCGCTGTTCTCCTTCAATACCCGCAACGGCGCGTGCGTCGATTGTTCGGGCCTGGGGGTCATCGAAATTTTTTCACCCGAGCGGATCATCCCGGACCCCACGCGGTCCCTCGCCCGGGGCGCGATCGAACCCTGGTCCCGGGGCAAGGCCGCGGACTATTACGCCGAAGTGCTGGCGGCGCTCGCCGAACACTACGACATCGATCTCGAACGCCCGTGGAATCAACTGCCCGCCAGGGCGCGAGCGGGAATCCTCGAAGGAACGGGCAAGCCGAAAATTCCAATCCCCGGAGGCCTGCTTCGACCGGGTCGGAAACGTCGGCGCGCGAGGGCCGTGGTAGTGAGGCCGTGGCTCGGCGTGGTGGATGAACTCGAACGCCGCTGCGAAGTCGACGAGCGCGCGGCAAAAACCCTGGCGCGCTATCGGGTCGCAGGATCGTGCAAGACTTGCGGGGGATCCCGTCTCGGCCTCGAGGCCCGTCACACGAAACTCGGGGGCATGACGTTGCCCGAGCTGTGCGAACTCCCCATCGCGACGCTGGCCGAGACTTTGCCCAAGCTATCCCTGAACTCGATTCAACGCATAGTGTGCGAGCGAATCTTGCGCGAGATCGAAGAGCGGTTGCAGTTTCTTGTGGATGTCGGGCTCCATTACCTCACGCTCAATCGACCGAGCGCGTCGCTTTCGGGGGGTGAAGCCCAGCGGATCCGTCTCGCGACCCAGATCGGTTCCCACTTGATGGGTGTCCTCTACATCCTCGACGAACCTTCGATCGGCTTGCACGCCCGAGACAACGCCCGCCTGATCGAAAGTTTGCTGCGCCTGCGTGACATGAACAACAGCTTGATCGTGGTCGAACACGACGAAGCCACGATCCGCGCAGCCGATCACGTCATCGACATGGGCCCGGGCGCGGGGATTCACGGTGGGTTCGTGATCGCCGAGGGAACACCCGAAGCGCTGATGAAACATCCCAAGTCCCTGACCGGCGCCTATCTCTCGGGCAAGCGCGCGATCGCGATTCCGGTCGTGCGACGCAAGCCGAACGGCAAGTTCTTGGAAATTCACGGCTGCGCGGAACACAACCTGAAGAACGTGAGCCTGCGGCTGCCGCTCGGGGTCTTCACCGTAGTGACTGGGGTTTCGGGGTCGGGCAAGTCGACGCTCATCAACGCGACCCTCCACCGGGCGTTGGCGGCCAAGCTCCATCATGCGCGGGAAGTCCCGGGGCGGTTCAGCCAGATCGCCGGCCTCGAACACATCGACAAGGTGATCGATGTGGACCAGAGCCCCATCGGGCGCAGCCCGCGTTCAAACCCCGCCACCTACAGCGGCGCCTTCGACGCGATTCGCAGAGTCTTTGCCCAACTGCCCGAATCTCGAGTGCGGGGCTATGGCCCGGGACGCTTTTCATTCAACGTGGCCGAAGGGCGTTGCGAAGCCTGCGACGGTGACGGCGCACTGCGGGTCGAGATGCACTTTCTGCCGGACCTGTTTGTGCTGTGTGAGGTTTGTCGCGGCAAACGCTATACGGCAGAAACCCTGGCGGTTAAATATCGCGGCAAGTCGATCGCAGATGTGCTCGACATGACGGTGGAAGAGGGGCTCTCGTTCCTGGAGAACGTGCCTTCGATTCGCCGGCCCCTCGAAGCGTTGCGCGACGTGGGACTCGGGTACATTCATCTCGGACAATCGGCCACGACACTTTCCGGGGGCGAGGCGCAGCGGGTCAAGCTCGCAAAGGAACTCGCCAAGCGGGCCACTGGATCCACGCTATACCTGCTCGACGAACCCACGACCGGGCTCCACTTTGCCGACGTCGAAAAGCTACTCGAAATGCTCGGGAGCCTGGTGGATATGGGAAATACCGTGGTGGTTATCGAGCATCATCTTGATGTCATCAAAACGGCGGACCATGTGATTGACCTCGGACCCGAAGGCGGGGCGGAGGGAGGAGAGATTGTGGCCGAGGGAACCCCGGAAGCTGTGGCGCGATGCGCCCGGAGCCATACGGGCGTGGCCCTTCGCAGGATCTTCGAAGCCCGATGAGTGAACCTGGACGCAGATTTCGACAAGGCGGTCCGACGACGGAGCAACCGGAACACTACCCCGGTCCGATGGCGGCGCTGGGCCTTACCTTCGGTGCGGTGTTCGCCACCGCGATCGTCGCGGATATGTTCGCGAACAAACCCGACTTCGGTGCGATCGGGATTGGCCAGGTCGTGGGATTCGGCCTGGTCGCGATCCTCGCAACCCAGCGCATCCCCGAACCCCATGCGGAGCGGTTGGGCTTGCGGGGGTTCGATCCTCAGTTTCTCTGGGTGCTGCTTCTCTTGCTGCCATCACTCTTCTTGATGAGCGAGGTCGACAACATCATTCGCGATCTGACCGTTGTGCCGCCCAACCCAGAGATCGCACCCGAAATCGTTTCCCTCTTGTCGCCGGGCTTCTACGGGGAGATCCAGCGTTTTATCGTGATCGTCGGACTCGCGCCGGTGATGGAAGAGTGGCTGTTTCGCGGAGTCATTCAGCAAGGCCTGATGGGGAAGCTCGGCCGCATCCGCGGCTTGATCTTGACCGCCGTACTCTTCGCACTCTGCAGACTGGTCCCCGGATCGCCCGCCAGCACGTTGCTCTCATTTTTGCTGGTCTCGTTCGCCATGGGGTTACTGCTCGGCTGCGTTCGCATTGCAACAGGATCGCTTCTTGCCGTGATCCTCCTCCACACCGGGTTCAACGCGATCGGCTGGGCCGCCGGATTCTTTGCCGACGAGATGCCGATCGACGGCTTCAACGTGGAAAATTCTCACACTTCATTTCAGGTACTCGCCCCCGCAGTGGTGGCGACCGGATACGCATTGATGGCCTTGTACCGGTCACTACTAGACGCTCCGGCCGATCCGCCCCTCAACCCTTCCTCGGATGACGCGTAAGTTTTTCACGGTCAGCGTTTCCGCGGATGAGTTCGTCGAACGCGTTCTGCACACCACTTGCCTATCCGTGTATGCAACTTGCCGGCGGGCTGCCTTACTCCGCACACGGGTTGCCTCGATTCATCACACGAAAGTCAAGCCGCTGATAACGGCGGCCGATCACTTCCAATAGGGAGCTCGCCCCAGATTAACCGGGGTGAGCTATGGAGGGGGCGGTCATCATGGTTCGCAACGCGTTCGGTTTCGCGTCTTGCATGGTTCTTTGTTTTATTCTGTTTAGCCTCTCGGCTCGAGCAGCCACGCATTCGGCAGGTGCCGAACCCAGTATCTTCGAAGGCGGCGGAAGTCACGGCGTTCTCGACTTCGATATCCTGGACCGCGATGCTCCGCTCCGACCAGGCGAATTCGATCTCTTCGCAAGCGGGATTCCCAGTCGCTCGCTCACGAGTTCCGGCGATTCATTCGACTCCTTCAACTTCGGACTGTGGGGCATCAAGCCGATCCCTTTCTCGGCAGCCCCCGCACCCGGCAGCGCCGTCCTGTTCGCTGTGGGGCTGACGATCCTCGGGGCAACCCGGCGGAGGCGGCGGCGCAGCCAGCTCCTTTCCCGCAAGTTGAACAAAGTGACACGACATCTCGATCCCGGCCTTCACGATCAAAGCGAGTCCGGAGCCTGCGCGACTGAGGACGCGGGTGGCGGGGTGTGGAAACGAATACAACGCAGCAAGCGGGATTAGCCGCGGGTCAGGACTCGCGTGCCTGCTGCCGCGCAGGCTCCTGGCTCGGAGTCCGGCTAAGCTGGGTTGCGAGATATGCCGAACCCACGCACCCAGCAGCAACTCTGGCTATGTCTAGTAACGCTCGGCCTGCTGCTCCCCTTCGCGGGGAAAGCCTTTCATATCGACGATCCCATCTTCCTCTGGACCGCGGAGCAGATCAGCGCATCGCCAACTGATTTTTTTGGCTTCGATGTCAACTGGTATGGCTTCATCGAGCCCATGTATGCGGTCAACAAGAACCCGCCACTGGTGAGCTACTACCTGGCCCTGGTCGCCGCGTTCGCGGGTTGGTCGGAGTTCTCGCTTCATCTCGGCATGTTGCTTCCAACGCTGGCTCTGGCCCTGGGCATTTACCGTCTGGCCGAACGCTTCTGCGACGAACCCTTCCTGGCGGCAATCCTGGCCCTGGCCAGTCCGGTGTTTCTCGTCTCCGCAACATCTCTGATGTCGGACGTTCCAATGCTGGCTCTCTGGTGTTGGGCACTGGAGTTCTTTTTGCGCGGAATCGAGCGGGATCGATGGCGCGACTTTATCGTGGCGGGTTGTTTGATGGGGTTGTGTGTCCTGGCCAAGTACTTCGGACTGGCCTTGATTCCCCTGGTCCTGGTGTATGGCGCTGCACGGCGGCGCGCCCCCGGGCGCTGGTTGATCAGCGTCGCGCTGGCGCTCGCAATCATCGCCATTTTCGATCTCTACACCCGCGCGCTCTACGGCTTCGATCCGCTATTGGACGTGGTCGGCTATGCGATCAATCCCGATGTGCGGTTTCGCGTTTCCCCGCTCCAGCGAACCGCGACGGGCTTCTTCTTTTTGGGTGGCTGTATGCTTGGGAGCGCGTTGTTTGCACCGTGGTTGTGGTCCAGGCGCGCGTTGGCCGCGATGGTGTTTTGCTTTGGGCTCATCGCCGCAGCCTTCGTCTACTCTTTCGAAGCCGGACAACCGGGCTTTGATCTACAGATCCACCGGGCGATATTTGCATTTGCCGGCCTGCACCTGGTTGCCCTCGGGTTGGCGGATTTTGCGCGGCGGCGAGATCCCGAATCCATGCTGCTGATTCTCTGGCTCCTGGGCGTGTTTGTCTTTGCGACCTTCACGAACTGGACGACAAGCGGTCGCGCCATTCTCGCGGCGATCCCAGTCGTGGGAATCTTGCTGGTGCGCAGACTTGCGGATGTCCAAATGCTTCGGCCCCCGTTGATCGTTGGGATCCTGGTGCCCGGCCTCGCGCTCGCGATCGCGGTAGGGAAGGCCGACGCCGATTGGGCCCATTCGGCCCGGAGCGCGGCGCACCAGTTCGCCGCCAGCTCCGCTTCGGATCACGGCAGGCTCTACTTCCAGGGGAGTTGGGGATTTCAGCGCTACATGGAGATGGCGGGATTTACGCGTCTGGCCATGGGCGAGACGGCCCTGGTACCCGGCGACCGCGTCGTAATGGCAATCGATGGCTCAAACGTTTTTCGCTTGCCGCCGGGACGCTCGAAATTGATTGAGACACAGAGCTTCGCGTCTTCGAAGTGGATCGCCGTCATGTCGCGCGAGCGCTCGGCCGGATTCTACGCTTCGGTGTGGGGGAGCTTGCCCTATCGCTTTGGCAGTCCGTCTGCCGATCGCTACCGAGTCTTTCGCATGACTCGCAGCTGGTCACCGCAGAGGCTCCGCCGCTAGCAGCCTGCTGAGCCCGTCGATTCATTGATCGTCGGCGCGCAGCTGCCACAAGACGGCATGGTCGTTTCCGAATACACGTTCGTAGTGCTTCGCGAGAATTCGTAATGGAAAGTTTCCGCTTTCGATGAGCCAGAGAATTTTTTTGGAGCGCAGCCAGACCGGATCGAAGTTCGGGGGTCGAACGTGCGCCTGATAGGCCCCGGCCGTAAAGGACCCGCCGTCGAGTCCAAGAAAGAAGCTGGTGCGGATATCGCTGAAGAGGGGAACGGCGCGGCCAGCGTGGGTCGTAAGGATCCAATGTTCGTGTGGCGTCCCTACCAGGCGCCCGGGTAGCAGCACCCTTTCTTCGTCGCCGATCCGTTCTCGGGCGCGCGCCAGAAACTCGATATCCGATGCATAGACCCGACCAAGCGGGCTCTCGCGCAGCCGCGGGTAGTAGGCCCTGGCCTGATCCACGCCTGCGGATCCGAGCAGTGGCAGGCTCCCGACTGCAATCACTAGCCCCATTGCCAATCGTTTCCCGGATGTTTTGTCCTCGCCCGATCCATTTCCGAACATCTCGACCAGCAGGGCCGTGAAGCCGATTGCGAAAAAGAGCGTGTTGATCTGATACTGAAGTGACTGTGTGTAACGCGCCAACAGGGCGCCCTGGAGCACCTCGGGCTTCGCCAACAGCAGTGCGATTTCCAACCACAGGGCATGGATCGCGAGGCAGGCAAAAGCAGCCACTGCGAGGGTCAGGCTGCTGCGTTCGACTATCGAGCGGGACCGGCCGCGCGTCCGTCCGGTGAATAACGCTGTCGCGACACAGACCAGCAGGCCGATGAGCAGAGCGATCTGAACG is drawn from Myxococcales bacterium and contains these coding sequences:
- a CDS encoding TetR/AcrR family transcriptional regulator, producing the protein MAGPIQPPTFHPLDPPPRAGVRTKKKKRARDPSEVRRRLITAATQRFADRGFDGVNSNQIARDAGVGVGTFYNHFQDKFEVHQAVVLDALERLRRQIAHSVARSGGTIEAQVRDLVEAIVAYGEQNPARFRVAFGAGTAAIRAPRVARDESGKLAPARAQVGYSTRVTERRLAELQASGLLDMRLHPGVAARAFVAMQNSVVCWWLEDKSRADREALIETLVRLHPAVAAATR
- a CDS encoding SDR family oxidoreductase, which produces MSTTTSETTITTTSTTTTTNEPFDLRGFGIGVTGGGSELGSAIALGLAAAGATVVICGRTPSTLERVLAEAKSRVLPGDVIAMVGDACRDADLERMLDLIEAEAGRVSGWVNNAHPAQAAVSRSNHWMELSRAPFEASVASAIGAFALATQAAAARMSRRADPPAEAHESAGAIVNVASIYGVVSPQPKVYSRASQFASPPAYGAAKAGIIQLTRHAACSLAELGIRVNCVSPGPFPKREIRQHEEFIEDLARRIPLGRVGNPEEIAGPVTFLLSRAASYVTGQNLLVDGGWTTW
- the mfd gene encoding transcription-repair coupling factor, whose protein sequence is MSRTKSKTIKQVVGQVRKRTTPVRITGLRGAARSLVAAELIRTQGTRPILLLTAHSRAADALAEDLRLALGEQEDETRVFLFPRHDTLPYERFSPQSFVTTQRMAILYRLLRSFDIADVAPIVIAPWSALLSRVPARERVRAHTTQLEVGQSIDRDVLIETLTCAGYSRVAIVEDPGEFAVRGGIVDLFSPHCGLPCRVEFFDDEIESIRDFDPASQRSQGKCEHVTASPAQELLIDREQVLERADSLRELALEQGNDDHEIEEIIDALLRGSLPPGIESLGPLIQPDQESVIDYLPDDTLVLIDDPAAGQKRLAQYCEEALRNHAAARDSGRTVIDPCVLLLEQEELENAIRERNPVSLERLSIHDRKSGAIEIDIGSTGHDELRRDLARARTHERALSPLIDKLALWISSRYRIVLTCSALSSAERLRALLREYGLEPRLANNRRPVWRWSAPGRIEVRVADLSEGFELPGEGLVVVGEEEIFGKREKRHTRKTWQEGAAIDGLSQLSPGDYLVHSDHGIGTYRGLVELVAGRVTSELLCIEYLAEDKFFLPVHRLNLVQRYGGADGTKPRIDRLGGATWEKAKRRVKKSLRNMAAELLSLHAARELAPGFAFSPRDTYFEEFEASFAFVETPDQMSAIEDTLSDMQRNKPMDRLVCGDVGYGKTEIALRAAFRAALDGKQVAVLVPTTILCQQHYENFVERFEGYPIRVDFLSRFQGTKKSRAVIEGCATGEIDIVIGTHRLLQKKMKFRDLGLLVIDEEHRFGVTHKERIKQLKKTVDVVTLTATPIPRTLQMAFTGVRDLSVINTPPVDRFAIRTQVSRFDELLIREVILRETRRGGQVFFVHNRVQSIDAIGEMLGRIVPEVSVLIGHGQMKERDLEDVMRAFIHGEADVLLCTTIIESGIDIPRANTIVINRAHTLGLAQLYQLRGRVGRSTHRAYAYLLVPSLNHLTPDAERRLEAIQDLSALGSGFRLANMDLEIRGAGNMLGLEQSGNLMSVGYETYMSMLQETMEELRGEFHRAEIDPEIRLPVEARLPESYVADVSQRLVLYKRAASARDEEEIARVRDETLDRYGPLPIQAENLFDVIRLKAMARRIGIAAMDVVRGEIVLQVAEKSKIEPERLVHLLSQPALGLRVAPDHKIYAPAPSLSHGAAPLFEAATELLTRLGA
- a CDS encoding NTP transferase domain-containing protein, whose product is MAVLGIIQARLGSTRLPSKILAPLAGRPMLELISHRLRLSRVQEWWLATSSDPADDVTESWGHGLGLRVFRGEDENVLSRFTAIIREREPEWIVRITADNPFISAEAVDLLLDARVPFGKDHPLIEFVAKADGSHQLPLGFGPQLARAEAVLASEDEIPEDQPHHRTHVLSWLAQSCAAKCCPVPDHWPARPEWRWTVDTFADLAMARSAFALFEAHSSDRAIAIHYSEMVALLDAHPEIVAQNNGVEQKQLVEG